Proteins encoded together in one uncultured Desulfosarcina sp. window:
- a CDS encoding class I SAM-dependent methyltransferase, translating to MDKIKTSIKNYWDWRSTSFGHDADKSVAIADQWESIVHQAVKGAPGKRALDIGTGTGQFAVYLARGGFDVTGIDISEAMVVEARRYAAGQGLQIDFMTGDAESLDFADRTFDVVVSRNLLWTLPCPQQALLEWRRVLKPGGRLMLSDGFWENTTWRRVPRLVFKMLKGMGRNGSRISLRFFCTYAGLQKRLPFYEGVSLDAAVALLRSARFKSVTPYDTCRLKVHPYGATSLKRVFPPFFVASATR from the coding sequence ATGGACAAAATCAAAACATCTATAAAAAACTATTGGGACTGGCGAAGTACGAGTTTTGGCCACGATGCGGACAAGTCGGTGGCCATCGCCGATCAATGGGAATCAATTGTACACCAGGCGGTCAAGGGGGCACCGGGCAAACGCGCCCTGGACATCGGCACCGGCACCGGGCAATTTGCCGTATATCTGGCCCGAGGCGGATTCGACGTTACCGGCATCGATATTTCGGAGGCGATGGTTGTCGAGGCCCGGCGCTATGCGGCAGGTCAGGGGCTGCAAATCGATTTTATGACCGGTGATGCCGAATCATTAGATTTCGCGGACCGGACCTTCGATGTCGTCGTTTCCCGGAATCTGTTGTGGACCCTTCCTTGTCCGCAGCAGGCCCTGCTGGAGTGGCGGCGGGTCCTGAAACCGGGCGGCCGCTTGATGCTTTCCGACGGGTTTTGGGAGAACACCACCTGGCGTCGCGTGCCGCGGCTGGTTTTCAAAATGCTCAAGGGCATGGGACGCAACGGTAGCCGGATTTCACTGCGTTTTTTCTGCACTTATGCGGGTTTGCAGAAACGGCTCCCTTTCTACGAAGGTGTCAGCCTGGATGCCGCCGTTGCCCTTTTGCGATCAGCCCGCTTCAAATCCGTTACCCCTTACGATACGTGCAGGCTGAAGGTGCATCCATATGGGGCTACGTCTTTAAAAAGGGTTTTTCCACCATTTTTTGTTGCGTCGGCAACACGCTGA
- a CDS encoding [FeFe] hydrogenase, group A, with protein sequence MQQMEKVMYAQNAPRGVDPDTIFFVQVDATKCEACGECENHCSTGAIQPINEAGTRQVVNPAACMNCGQCLINCPYGAIYEGVSYVDEILEKIKDPETIVVSMPAPAVRYGLAECFDEPTGTYAGGRMHAALKALGFDYVWDNEFTADVTIMEEGTELIQRISKPDKKKPLPQFTSCCPAWIKFVESFYPDLLPHVSTCKSPIGMLGPLAKTYGADVTEIQAAKIYTVSIMPCIAKKYEGLRPEMADSGFRDIDATINTRELAYMLKRAGIDFKALPDREPDPALGVSTGAATIFGNSGGVMEAALRLAYEVLSKKKLKDPDIKVVRTHKGINTADVKVPGFGTVKVAVASGLENAAKLCEEVRAGKADYHFIEIMACPGGCVNGGGQPLDPDVRTASLFRDAFFAMNQRLARRGRKEA encoded by the coding sequence ATGCAGCAGATGGAGAAGGTGATGTATGCGCAAAATGCACCCAGGGGAGTCGACCCGGACACCATTTTCTTTGTCCAGGTCGATGCGACGAAGTGCGAGGCTTGCGGCGAGTGTGAGAATCATTGTTCGACCGGTGCGATTCAGCCCATCAACGAAGCCGGTACCCGGCAGGTGGTCAACCCCGCCGCCTGCATGAACTGCGGTCAATGCCTAATCAACTGCCCTTACGGCGCCATTTATGAAGGCGTCAGTTATGTTGACGAGATTCTTGAGAAGATCAAGGACCCGGAAACCATCGTGGTTTCCATGCCGGCTCCGGCCGTGCGCTATGGGCTGGCCGAGTGCTTCGACGAGCCCACCGGCACTTACGCCGGCGGGCGCATGCATGCGGCCCTCAAGGCCCTGGGATTCGACTACGTCTGGGACAACGAATTCACCGCCGACGTGACCATCATGGAGGAGGGCACCGAACTGATCCAGCGGATCAGCAAACCCGACAAGAAAAAACCCCTGCCGCAGTTTACCTCCTGCTGTCCCGCGTGGATCAAATTCGTGGAGTCCTTTTATCCGGATCTGCTTCCCCACGTTTCCACATGCAAATCCCCCATCGGTATGTTGGGTCCCCTGGCTAAAACCTACGGCGCCGACGTGACCGAGATACAGGCGGCGAAGATCTACACGGTGTCCATTATGCCGTGCATCGCCAAGAAGTACGAGGGGCTGCGCCCGGAGATGGCCGACAGCGGCTTCCGCGATATCGATGCCACCATCAACACGCGGGAGTTGGCCTACATGCTCAAGCGGGCTGGCATCGACTTCAAGGCACTGCCCGACCGTGAACCGGATCCGGCCCTGGGCGTCTCCACCGGTGCGGCGACCATCTTCGGCAACTCCGGCGGCGTCATGGAAGCGGCCTTGCGCCTGGCCTATGAAGTCCTCTCCAAGAAAAAGCTGAAGGATCCCGATATCAAAGTCGTGCGCACCCACAAGGGCATCAATACCGCCGATGTCAAGGTCCCCGGCTTCGGTACGGTCAAGGTGGCCGTAGCCAGCGGCCTGGAAAACGCGGCCAAGCTCTGTGAAGAGGTCAGGGCGGGCAAAGCGGACTACCATTTTATCGAGATCATGGCCTGTCCCGGCGGATGCGTCAACGGCGGTGGACAGCCGCTCGATCCGGATGTGCGCACGGCATCGCTCTTCCGTGACGCCTTTTTTGCCATGAACCAGAGACTGGCCCGGCGCGGCCGAAAGGAGGCTTGA
- a CDS encoding iron hydrogenase small subunit, protein MKEHFHLSRRGFIKIAGVTAGCALAGLPVAGPAAADAPDFVQKRQNSVYRTDEKVYKIRKSQDNPMVQKLYAHEGGFLHDGPCGHMSHHLLHTHYIDRSARIQALKDKGFELSL, encoded by the coding sequence ATGAAGGAGCATTTTCATCTCTCACGGCGGGGGTTTATTAAAATAGCTGGTGTAACCGCCGGATGTGCGTTGGCGGGACTGCCCGTGGCCGGGCCGGCGGCGGCCGATGCCCCGGATTTCGTCCAGAAGCGGCAGAATTCGGTCTACCGGACCGATGAGAAGGTGTACAAGATCCGCAAATCCCAGGACAATCCCATGGTTCAAAAGCTATACGCCCACGAAGGCGGATTCCTCCACGACGGACCGTGCGGTCACATGTCCCACCATCTGCTGCATACGCACTACATTGACCGCAGCGCACGGATCCAGGCG